One Candidatus Nitrososphaera evergladensis SR1 genomic window carries:
- a CDS encoding nuclear transport factor 2 family protein, with amino-acid sequence MQKQHESSAKNAKEIVMEYLQALTERRDFESARSYLKDNVSYVSPLNSFDNAEAYLKYNESLHLPKPDIKKIFTDGDDVCLLYEMTLTTQPAPLFVSFWAHVDSGKISSINVNFDPRPFIRPGR; translated from the coding sequence ATGCAAAAACAACATGAATCTTCTGCAAAAAACGCGAAGGAGATCGTAATGGAGTACTTGCAGGCATTAACAGAACGCCGGGACTTTGAATCTGCCAGAAGCTACCTGAAGGACAACGTATCGTACGTGTCGCCTCTTAATTCATTTGATAATGCTGAAGCATACCTAAAGTATAATGAAAGCTTGCACCTGCCGAAACCAGATATCAAAAAGATTTTCACCGATGGCGACGATGTCTGCCTTCTCTATGAAATGACTCTTACCACGCAGCCTGCACCGCTCTTTGTATCTTTTTGGGCCCACGTCGATAGTGGGAAAATAAGTTCGATAAATGTTAATTTCGATCCGCGACCTTTCATTCGGCCGGGAAGATAG
- a CDS encoding dihydrofolate reductase family protein, with product MRKLVVLSFISLDGVMQAPGGPGEDPTGGFKHEGWVVGYIDDYLLKVMVKQMSKPFELLLGRKTYEIFAAHWPYVNSSEDPFAARINNAKKYVASKTITKLDWNNSELIQGDVWKEIKKLKEQEGPEIQVHGSGNLIQTLLKHDLVDELRLKIFPVTLGIGKRLFADGTIPAGFKLVESEISPSGVIIASYGRAGEVKTGSFGLETPSEAELARRKRLKEEG from the coding sequence ATGAGAAAACTGGTTGTCCTGTCTTTTATATCCCTCGACGGCGTTATGCAGGCTCCTGGCGGCCCTGGGGAAGATCCTACAGGCGGGTTCAAGCACGAAGGCTGGGTTGTCGGATACATTGATGACTATCTCCTCAAAGTTATGGTCAAGCAGATGAGCAAGCCCTTTGAATTGTTGCTTGGCAGAAAAACGTACGAGATATTTGCGGCGCACTGGCCGTACGTGAACAGTAGTGAAGATCCATTTGCTGCCAGAATCAATAATGCCAAGAAATACGTAGCATCAAAGACGATTACAAAGCTCGACTGGAACAATTCCGAACTTATTCAAGGCGATGTCTGGAAGGAGATCAAGAAACTAAAGGAGCAGGAGGGGCCAGAAATACAGGTTCATGGCAGCGGCAATCTTATCCAGACGCTTTTAAAGCACGACTTGGTTGATGAACTCCGGCTAAAGATATTCCCTGTCACTCTCGGCATTGGCAAGCGATTGTTTGCAGATGGCACGATTCCAGCTGGATTCAAACTTGTTGAAAGCGAGATTTCGCCAAGTGGAGTTATCATCGCCTCGTATGGGCGTGCAGGCGAGGTCAAGACAGGGTCGTTTGGGCTTGAGACTCCAAGCGAGGCAGAACTTGCCCGCCGAAAGCGGCTCAAGGAAGAAGGATAA
- a CDS encoding signal peptidase I, which produces MNEDEKAKMSSAFPRKYIIALVIFAVIAFAVVVTIRYTTNTFNPFFVVASDSMVPTLQVGDLILMKRVSDGDADSSFNDIKVGDIILFKNPHEVDDETGQPITIVHRVVEINDTADNRIIKTKGDNNPESIADLDYPIYKSYYIGKVMYVIPAIGTLEISPYRNYVFVGISVTMIATLIFIFRRGKS; this is translated from the coding sequence ATGAACGAGGATGAAAAAGCAAAAATGTCTTCAGCCTTTCCAAGGAAGTACATTATTGCTCTCGTCATCTTTGCAGTAATTGCTTTTGCTGTCGTTGTCACTATCAGGTATACAACCAACACTTTCAATCCTTTTTTTGTAGTTGCAAGTGACAGCATGGTTCCAACACTTCAAGTCGGCGACCTGATTCTTATGAAACGTGTTAGCGATGGTGATGCAGATTCATCGTTCAATGATATCAAGGTGGGCGACATTATCCTTTTCAAAAATCCTCACGAAGTTGATGACGAAACAGGACAGCCAATAACTATAGTCCACAGAGTGGTAGAAATAAACGACACTGCGGACAACAGAATCATAAAGACAAAAGGCGACAACAATCCTGAATCCATTGCAGATCTAGACTATCCAATCTACAAAAGTTACTACATTGGAAAGGTTATGTACGTTATCCCTGCAATCGGAACATTAGAGATTTCTCCTTACAGGAATTATGTTTTTGTGGGCATAAGCGTCACTATGATAGCGACATTAATTTTTATATTTAGACGGGGCAAGAGTTGA
- a CDS encoding CDC48 family AAA ATPase produces the protein MSSSDNKASLRVAEADARDVGRRIARIDPKVAARLGITTGDAVEVISPASKRKTTVLNWPAYQKDNGKELIRIDGYARNKLGIGIGDTVDVRKVEAKPAQSVALAPTEPLRILGAEDYLAGFLQGQLVTKGDTIPLGIMGQRVDLVVISTNPSGPVIIEPSTEVSISEESAKAAAAAKEAGIPAITYEDIGGLRGEVTKVREMIELPLRHPELFRRLGVEAPKGVILHGPPGTGKTLLAKAVANETQANFYSIGGPEIMSKYYGESEERLRNIFEEAQKNAPSIIFIDELDSIAPKREEVSGEVERRVVAQLLSLMDGLTARGKVVVIGATNRINAIDPALRRPGRFDREIEIGVPDRNGRLEVLQIHTRGMPLDKDVNLEKLADISHGFVGADLQALAKEAAMRALRRVLPEIDVSAESIPGEILNKIIVKMQDFMDVVKEMEPSAMREVFVEIPDVQWADVGGLQDVKQELREAVEWPLKYQGLFAYSDATPPKGILLYGPPGTGKTLLAKAAANESEANFISIKGPELLSKWVGESEKGVREIFRKARQAAPCIIFFDEIDAIAPTRGGDFGDSHVTERVISQMLTELDGLEILTNVVVIAATNRPDIVDPALLRPGRFDRLLYVPPPDKESRLQILKIHTKKKPLDKDVNIEQLAGDMNGYTGADIASVASAAVMLALREHVAKYSDAKEAESHAKDLKVKMRHFKEAMTKVRPLSSQELDMYKNIAEKFGMPSRVTGAAYAG, from the coding sequence GTGTCATCTTCTGATAACAAAGCAAGCCTGAGGGTTGCAGAAGCAGACGCACGGGACGTCGGAAGGAGGATAGCAAGGATAGACCCAAAAGTCGCTGCAAGGCTCGGCATAACGACCGGGGACGCGGTAGAAGTCATATCGCCTGCCAGCAAGAGAAAGACTACGGTCCTCAACTGGCCTGCGTACCAGAAGGATAACGGCAAAGAGCTGATAAGGATTGACGGCTATGCAAGAAACAAGCTTGGTATAGGCATCGGCGATACCGTGGACGTTAGAAAAGTGGAGGCAAAACCCGCCCAGAGCGTCGCTCTGGCTCCCACGGAACCCCTCCGCATCCTAGGCGCCGAAGACTATCTTGCAGGGTTTTTGCAGGGACAGCTTGTCACAAAGGGGGACACTATACCGCTTGGCATCATGGGCCAGCGGGTCGACCTGGTGGTCATCTCTACAAATCCTTCAGGGCCCGTCATAATCGAGCCTTCAACAGAGGTGTCAATATCTGAGGAAAGCGCCAAGGCGGCTGCGGCAGCCAAGGAAGCTGGCATCCCGGCCATCACGTACGAGGACATTGGCGGCCTGCGAGGCGAAGTGACCAAAGTACGGGAGATGATAGAGCTTCCCCTGCGCCACCCGGAGCTTTTCAGGAGGCTTGGGGTCGAGGCGCCAAAGGGCGTCATACTGCACGGCCCGCCCGGCACGGGAAAAACGCTGCTTGCAAAGGCGGTGGCCAACGAGACGCAGGCCAACTTTTACTCGATTGGCGGACCGGAGATAATGAGCAAGTACTACGGCGAAAGCGAGGAGAGGCTGCGCAACATCTTTGAGGAGGCGCAAAAGAACGCGCCTTCAATAATATTCATAGACGAGCTGGACTCTATCGCGCCAAAGAGGGAAGAAGTCAGCGGCGAGGTTGAGCGCAGGGTGGTAGCGCAGCTGCTGTCGCTGATGGACGGGCTGACTGCAAGGGGCAAGGTGGTCGTAATCGGCGCCACCAACAGGATAAACGCAATCGACCCCGCGCTCAGGCGCCCCGGCAGGTTCGACAGGGAGATAGAGATAGGCGTGCCTGACCGGAATGGCAGGCTGGAGGTTCTCCAGATCCATACGAGAGGAATGCCCCTTGACAAGGACGTGAACCTAGAAAAGCTCGCCGACATTTCGCATGGCTTTGTCGGAGCCGACCTGCAGGCGCTGGCAAAGGAAGCCGCAATGCGGGCGCTCCGGCGCGTGCTTCCGGAAATCGACGTGTCTGCAGAAAGCATCCCCGGCGAGATACTGAACAAGATTATTGTAAAAATGCAGGACTTTATGGACGTTGTAAAGGAGATGGAGCCTTCTGCAATGAGGGAGGTGTTTGTGGAAATCCCGGACGTCCAGTGGGCCGACGTGGGCGGCCTGCAGGACGTAAAGCAGGAGCTTCGCGAAGCCGTGGAGTGGCCGCTAAAGTACCAGGGGCTGTTTGCCTACTCTGACGCGACTCCTCCAAAGGGCATCCTCCTGTACGGGCCTCCGGGCACCGGCAAGACGCTGCTTGCCAAGGCGGCGGCAAACGAAAGCGAGGCCAACTTTATCAGCATAAAGGGGCCGGAGCTCTTGAGCAAGTGGGTCGGCGAGTCCGAAAAAGGCGTCAGGGAGATATTCCGAAAGGCAAGGCAGGCGGCGCCCTGCATAATATTCTTTGACGAAATAGACGCCATAGCGCCCACCCGGGGAGGGGATTTTGGCGACTCGCACGTGACTGAGAGGGTGATAAGCCAGATGCTGACAGAGCTTGACGGGCTGGAGATACTGACAAACGTCGTGGTGATAGCCGCCACAAACCGGCCCGACATCGTAGACCCTGCGCTTCTCAGGCCCGGCAGGTTTGACAGGCTGCTGTACGTCCCGCCTCCTGACAAGGAATCGAGGCTGCAGATACTCAAAATTCACACAAAGAAAAAGCCGCTTGACAAGGACGTCAACATCGAGCAGCTGGCAGGCGACATGAACGGCTACACCGGCGCCGACATTGCGTCGGTTGCGTCTGCCGCCGTGATGCTGGCCCTGCGGGAGCACGTAGCAAAATACAGCGATGCAAAAGAAGCAGAAAGCCACGCCAAGGACCTGAAAGTAAAAATGCGGCATTTCAAGGAGGCAATGACAAAGGTGAGGCCCCTGTCGTCTCAGGAGCTGGACATGTACAAGAACATTGCAGAGAAATTCGGGATGCCCTCAAGGGTCACCGGAGCAGCCTATGCTGGATAA
- a CDS encoding ArsR/SmtB family transcription factor: protein MQDKSENPMLAQSYANSGRYTVTLADAESTGPLDHPAATALYEYAPFTLPITWGAVAGTVIWRGRVRSQWSKQGYDYDTFKLITKMRGSPTRQKLLEAVRNEQKNKLQLANELGVDWKTIDNHVAMLLEARLVEEKNVVGTARYYSITENGAKVLALLASSGGEAKDDDDGSSRKEEVAGGDEK from the coding sequence TTGCAAGACAAGTCAGAAAATCCAATGCTGGCTCAAAGCTATGCAAATTCAGGCAGATATACTGTAACCCTTGCAGATGCAGAGTCAACGGGGCCGCTTGACCACCCTGCCGCAACAGCGTTGTACGAATATGCCCCTTTCACCCTTCCGATAACGTGGGGCGCAGTAGCCGGGACTGTCATCTGGCGGGGCAGGGTAAGGTCGCAGTGGAGCAAGCAGGGCTACGACTATGACACTTTCAAGCTCATTACAAAAATGCGCGGGAGCCCGACCCGCCAAAAGCTTCTCGAAGCAGTCAGAAACGAGCAAAAGAACAAGCTCCAGCTTGCAAACGAGCTTGGGGTCGACTGGAAGACAATCGACAACCATGTCGCGATGCTGCTTGAGGCCCGGCTCGTAGAGGAAAAAAATGTAGTTGGCACTGCAAGGTATTATTCCATAACAGAAAACGGTGCAAAGGTTTTGGCCCTGCTTGCCAGTAGCGGCGGCGAGGCCAAGGATGATGACGATGGCAGCAGCCGGAAAGAAGAAGTGGCTGGCGGCGATGAAAAGTAG
- a CDS encoding AsnC family transcriptional regulator encodes MLDKTDLNILADLARDRRTSYSKIGSLIGLTM; translated from the coding sequence GTGCTTGACAAGACTGATCTCAATATTCTCGCCGATTTGGCCAGGGACCGTAGAACTTCCTACAGCAAAATAGGTTCGCTGATTGGCTTGACGATGTAA
- a CDS encoding phytoene desaturase family protein codes for MMEKDDSPDVIVIGGGLAGLTTAALLARAGKAVTLFEQSSREIGGRARTSIDNGYYFNQGPHALFLADVGAKVLQELGVSYTGGEPPATGLGIRDAKKYRVLTNSSSPSLTPVSDFNSEDVFAKFSDLLNKTDFTELENISVTEWIERNFHDADAIALLKALISLTTYGNDPDIQSAGSALHQVHLYNLGGVMYVDRGWQTLVDGLVAAAKNAKARIVMGKKATKVQRNSSGWLVTLSDQSQISAEILVIAAGPNEAQALFHEGEKIEALSKAVKEARPVRLACLDVALSNLPQKDALFALGIDSPLYFSVHSPYAELAPPNGALIHVAKYLGSSIKPNPKEDEKELEELLDLMQPGWRQVLVKKRPLPSMVLSNTLVTAANGGLSGRVDPKIEEGLYVVGDWVGQEGLLSNASFASARRAAQLIQNELAGGSRGTGQRPSISESVPS; via the coding sequence ATGATGGAAAAAGATGACAGTCCGGATGTCATTGTCATCGGCGGAGGGCTTGCAGGTCTAACAACGGCTGCGTTGCTCGCTCGCGCCGGAAAAGCTGTAACACTGTTTGAACAATCGTCGCGCGAAATAGGAGGCCGTGCAAGAACGTCAATCGATAATGGATATTATTTCAATCAGGGACCGCATGCGCTTTTCCTCGCAGATGTAGGAGCAAAGGTCCTGCAAGAGTTAGGGGTCTCATATACTGGTGGAGAACCTCCAGCTACGGGCCTTGGGATAAGAGATGCCAAAAAGTATCGCGTGCTAACCAATAGCAGTTCTCCCTCTCTGACTCCAGTGAGCGACTTTAACTCGGAAGATGTCTTTGCCAAGTTCTCCGATTTATTAAACAAAACTGACTTCACAGAATTAGAGAATATCAGCGTGACGGAATGGATTGAGAGGAATTTTCATGATGCGGACGCGATCGCCTTATTGAAGGCTCTTATCAGCCTGACTACCTACGGTAATGATCCGGACATCCAGAGCGCGGGTTCTGCGTTGCACCAAGTCCACCTATACAACTTGGGAGGGGTCATGTATGTCGATAGAGGCTGGCAGACTCTAGTTGATGGGCTTGTCGCGGCTGCTAAAAATGCCAAAGCAAGAATTGTTATGGGAAAGAAGGCAACCAAAGTACAAAGAAACAGTTCGGGTTGGCTAGTTACGTTATCTGACCAGAGCCAGATATCCGCAGAGATACTTGTAATAGCAGCAGGTCCAAATGAGGCGCAAGCCCTATTTCATGAAGGCGAGAAGATTGAGGCATTGTCAAAAGCAGTAAAGGAGGCCAGGCCTGTACGCCTGGCATGCCTGGACGTTGCGCTTAGCAATCTTCCACAAAAGGATGCGCTGTTTGCCCTTGGAATCGATTCACCCCTATACTTTTCGGTCCACTCTCCATATGCAGAGCTTGCTCCTCCTAACGGAGCACTGATCCATGTGGCAAAGTACCTCGGTTCTTCGATCAAACCAAATCCGAAAGAAGACGAAAAAGAACTTGAAGAACTGCTTGATCTGATGCAGCCCGGTTGGAGACAAGTACTCGTTAAGAAGAGACCTTTGCCAAGTATGGTGCTTTCAAATACCTTGGTTACTGCCGCAAACGGCGGGTTATCAGGGCGGGTCGATCCAAAAATCGAAGAAGGTCTATACGTAGTGGGAGACTGGGTCGGACAGGAGGGATTATTATCTAACGCGTCCTTTGCAAGTGCAAGGCGCGCCGCTCAACTAATCCAGAATGAACTTGCCGGAGGTTCTAGAGGTACTGGACAAAGACCCTCAATTTCTGAATCCGTACCTTCGTAA
- a CDS encoding dihydrofolate reductase family protein, whose protein sequence is MRKVKLFIASSLDCYIARNDGSVDWLFTDGDYGYAKFYDSIDTVIMGRKTYETALKFEEHPYKDKKCYVFTRNPSEKYRNVEFVSDVVGVTKSLVRSTEGRDIWLVGGAEINSVLLDAGLIHEIIVAVHPTILGRGIPMFNNVKQANMKLVDLIRYDNGLVQMHYQLMPC, encoded by the coding sequence ATGCGAAAAGTAAAGCTGTTCATCGCTTCAAGCCTTGACTGCTACATTGCAAGAAATGATGGGAGCGTCGACTGGCTGTTCACAGACGGCGACTATGGCTATGCCAAGTTCTACGATTCAATTGACACTGTCATAATGGGAAGAAAGACATACGAGACTGCGCTGAAATTCGAGGAGCACCCGTACAAGGACAAGAAATGTTATGTGTTTACGAGAAATCCAAGCGAGAAATATCGCAACGTGGAATTTGTCTCTGATGTAGTCGGCGTTACAAAAAGCCTTGTCCGTTCTACAGAGGGCAGAGACATCTGGCTTGTTGGAGGCGCGGAGATAAACTCCGTCCTGCTTGACGCCGGCCTGATACACGAGATAATTGTGGCAGTCCACCCGACGATACTTGGCAGGGGCATACCGATGTTCAACAATGTAAAGCAAGCCAACATGAAGCTCGTCGATCTCATCAGGTACGACAACGGGCTTGTGCAGATGCACTACCAACTAATGCCTTGTTGA
- a CDS encoding peptidylprolyl isomerase, protein MPLEKGSLVLVDYTAKVKDTNEVFETTREEEAKKTDLYDPTRKYEPRLVSVGEAWVLKGLDEALAKAGVGDKMNVEVTPDKGFGERDPNKVRMIPQRKLGDKADEVRVGDVVELDDRTGIIRYIGSGRLQVDFNHRLAGKTLVYDVNVIKKLDTDNDKITALIKRRIPIEDAKIKFNLSGANLDMELPEETYLAEGLQIIKRAVANDIFKFVPAVKNIKFIESYAAPQPAATAEKKEEAKPAAAAATEAKAEAAK, encoded by the coding sequence ATGCCTTTGGAAAAGGGTTCACTTGTATTGGTAGATTACACTGCTAAAGTTAAGGACACTAACGAGGTTTTCGAGACTACTCGCGAAGAAGAGGCCAAGAAAACAGACCTCTACGACCCGACCCGCAAGTACGAGCCAAGGCTCGTCTCTGTTGGCGAGGCGTGGGTGCTAAAGGGCCTTGACGAGGCGCTGGCAAAGGCAGGCGTCGGCGACAAGATGAACGTCGAAGTCACGCCGGACAAGGGCTTTGGCGAGCGCGACCCGAACAAGGTGAGGATGATCCCGCAGCGCAAGCTCGGCGACAAGGCAGACGAAGTCCGCGTCGGCGACGTGGTAGAACTGGACGACAGGACAGGAATCATCCGCTACATCGGCTCCGGCAGGCTGCAGGTGGATTTCAACCACCGCCTTGCAGGCAAGACGCTCGTGTACGACGTCAACGTCATCAAGAAACTTGACACTGACAACGACAAGATAACTGCTCTCATAAAGCGCAGGATCCCAATAGAAGACGCCAAGATCAAGTTCAACCTGTCAGGCGCAAACCTGGACATGGAACTGCCGGAAGAGACGTACCTGGCAGAGGGCCTGCAGATAATCAAGAGGGCGGTCGCAAACGACATCTTCAAGTTCGTCCCGGCGGTCAAGAACATCAAGTTCATAGAGAGTTACGCAGCTCCACAGCCGGCGGCAACTGCTGAAAAGAAGGAAGAAGCAAAGCCGGCTGCAGCAGCGGCTACCGAAGCCAAGGCAGAAGCGGCCAAGTAA
- a CDS encoding alpha/beta fold hydrolase, whose translation MLKTLKLLYLYNGMPTLSGRKNGARHVLVAIGIAMTLSIILMGIKPTIQSSFASKEGAITLVQADQSKSMATTNNNKTMSIVLVHGLWADASSWSKVIPILKKAGYNVIAPQLPLHSLKDDVATVNRAVELAGGPVILAGHSYAGFVITNAAYNNPNVKGLVYVSAFAPDNGKSITDYVDVTKLPKDLLVLDSSGFAYINPAFFHDTFAQDLDKAQTDVMAVVQKPVNQSIFGEKSGPPAWKQLPTWFQVSENDHLIPLDLQRTFAQQMNATTISLPSGHASLVSHPNEVAQLILNATKGASR comes from the coding sequence TTGCTCAAGACTTTAAAATTACTTTATCTCTACAACGGTATGCCAACTCTATCGGGAAGAAAAAATGGAGCTCGTCATGTATTAGTCGCTATTGGCATCGCAATGACACTATCGATAATATTGATGGGCATCAAGCCAACTATTCAATCCAGTTTTGCCAGTAAAGAGGGTGCGATTACTTTAGTCCAGGCTGACCAATCAAAGAGTATGGCTACCACCAACAATAACAAGACTATGAGTATTGTATTGGTGCATGGGTTGTGGGCCGATGCGTCCTCATGGAGCAAGGTAATTCCTATTTTAAAGAAGGCTGGCTACAATGTTATCGCTCCGCAGCTTCCTCTACATTCTCTGAAAGATGATGTCGCCACGGTCAATCGCGCTGTCGAGCTAGCCGGCGGTCCGGTAATTCTCGCAGGACATTCGTATGCTGGATTTGTAATCACGAATGCTGCTTACAATAATCCTAATGTTAAAGGGCTTGTCTACGTTAGCGCATTTGCCCCTGATAATGGCAAGTCCATCACAGATTACGTCGACGTGACCAAGCTTCCCAAGGACTTGTTGGTCCTTGACAGCAGCGGATTTGCGTACATTAACCCGGCGTTCTTCCACGACACGTTTGCGCAGGATCTTGACAAGGCTCAGACTGACGTAATGGCGGTTGTGCAAAAGCCAGTTAATCAATCAATTTTTGGTGAAAAATCCGGGCCTCCAGCCTGGAAGCAACTTCCGACGTGGTTTCAAGTGTCTGAAAATGATCATCTTATTCCTCTGGATCTACAACGTACCTTCGCACAACAGATGAATGCTACAACCATATCCCTTCCATCAGGCCATGCATCACTTGTATCACATCCAAACGAGGTTGCGCAATTAATCCTGAATGCGACGAAGGGAGCGAGCAGATGA
- a CDS encoding pyridoxal-phosphate-dependent aminotransferase family protein, whose amino-acid sequence MEYLVMLPGPTNVPNRVMNAMLAPVINHRSDDFRVLYKEIFEKTQKVFQTTGDIVLLTTSGTGAVETSVVNLIKKGDKAVIPVNGEFSTRLADLIDSWGGQAIRIKAPFGENPPYEEFEKVFDQHKDIKALYAVYNETSTGTTIRYMDKLGQLASRKGAFFVADSVSILGGDELPVDRWNIDVCVTASQKALAAPPGVSPVSVSARAKKYMQENPPPTAYLNLKRYFKYQEEHFETPFTPALPLYYAFREALNMILEEGMDNRIRRHKICADAFYAGLNAMGLTPFAKPDARSNVVIAVNYLQGMDDKKFRGLLGEQFKVLVAGGFGDLKGKVFRVGCMGEVHKYHVMRTLSSIASAMNMIGVKANPEATSVALDRLKALN is encoded by the coding sequence ATGGAATACCTCGTAATGCTTCCCGGTCCTACAAACGTGCCCAACAGGGTGATGAACGCCATGCTTGCTCCTGTGATAAACCACAGGAGTGACGATTTTCGCGTGCTGTACAAGGAGATATTTGAAAAGACCCAGAAGGTCTTCCAGACCACCGGCGACATCGTGCTCCTCACGACTTCGGGCACCGGCGCGGTCGAGACCTCGGTCGTCAACCTCATAAAAAAGGGCGACAAGGCAGTCATCCCGGTCAACGGCGAGTTTTCCACGCGCCTTGCAGACCTCATCGACAGCTGGGGCGGCCAGGCAATCAGGATAAAGGCGCCGTTTGGCGAGAACCCGCCGTACGAAGAGTTTGAAAAAGTCTTTGACCAGCACAAGGACATCAAGGCGCTGTACGCCGTGTACAACGAGACCTCGACTGGTACCACCATCCGCTACATGGACAAACTGGGCCAGCTCGCGTCACGCAAGGGCGCGTTCTTTGTCGCCGACTCGGTTTCAATCCTCGGAGGCGACGAGCTCCCGGTGGACAGGTGGAACATCGACGTCTGCGTGACTGCGTCGCAAAAGGCACTTGCAGCCCCTCCGGGCGTCTCGCCAGTGTCGGTGAGTGCAAGGGCGAAAAAATACATGCAGGAAAACCCGCCTCCCACGGCCTACCTGAACCTGAAGCGCTACTTCAAGTACCAGGAAGAGCACTTTGAGACGCCGTTCACCCCTGCGCTTCCGCTGTACTATGCGTTCCGCGAGGCGCTCAACATGATACTTGAAGAAGGCATGGACAACAGGATAAGGCGCCACAAGATTTGCGCCGACGCCTTTTACGCCGGCCTCAACGCTATGGGCTTGACGCCGTTTGCCAAGCCGGACGCAAGGAGCAACGTCGTGATTGCAGTCAACTACTTGCAGGGAATGGACGACAAGAAGTTCCGCGGCCTGCTCGGCGAGCAGTTCAAGGTACTGGTTGCAGGCGGCTTTGGCGACCTGAAAGGCAAGGTGTTCAGGGTAGGCTGTATGGGCGAAGTGCACAAGTACCACGTCATGAGGACGCTGTCGTCAATCGCGTCTGCGATGAACATGATAGGCGTCAAGGCAAACCCGGAGGCAACGTCGGTCGCGCTTGACAGGCTCAAGGCTCTTAACTAG
- the erpA gene encoding iron-sulfur cluster insertion protein ErpA encodes MESAQHVESITVTPKAAEKVAEFMKQEGNTGLYLRVYVTGGGCSGLSYGMGFEEKPDEDDSVIEQNGVKVLVDSYSQRYLRGANIDYVESLMGSGFKINNPNVTKSCSCGHSFSTE; translated from the coding sequence ATGGAAAGCGCTCAACACGTAGAAAGCATAACAGTAACCCCAAAGGCGGCAGAAAAGGTCGCCGAATTCATGAAGCAGGAAGGCAATACAGGCCTGTACCTGAGGGTTTATGTCACCGGCGGCGGATGCTCCGGCCTGTCATACGGCATGGGCTTTGAGGAAAAGCCAGACGAGGACGACAGCGTCATCGAGCAGAACGGCGTCAAGGTTCTTGTTGACAGCTACAGCCAGAGATACCTGAGAGGCGCAAACATCGACTATGTCGAGAGCCTGATGGGTTCTGGGTTCAAGATCAACAACCCAAACGTCACAAAGAGCTGCTCGTGCGGACATTCGTTCAGCACAGAATAA
- a CDS encoding LLM class F420-dependent oxidoreductase: MKAGILLPQVTEHATKENLLYIAKEAEKEGLDSAWVFERLLWPLKPQTPYVATPDGSLPTEYQNVLDPLETLTYIAGNTTKISLGTCLIDMLFHNPVVLARRFATLDVLSGGRVIAGLGIGWSKDEYEVSGVPYKQRGARADEFLQALKRIWTDDVVEFKGQFYNIPASKIGPKPVQKPHPPVLLGGFSPKVFSRIVNYADGWLPIAGVGPLEQLEQAVSGLREGARKAGKDPSKVRVFVLSYPTVMDSPSPNQQQRWPMTGTIDQIGSDIERIKAIDGVDHIIFGYAFSSVGRDVKKMIEITKQLVRFAR; the protein is encoded by the coding sequence ATGAAAGCCGGAATATTATTGCCGCAAGTTACAGAGCACGCTACCAAAGAAAACCTTCTGTATATCGCAAAGGAAGCTGAAAAAGAAGGTCTGGATTCTGCCTGGGTATTTGAGCGCCTGCTGTGGCCGCTAAAGCCCCAGACGCCGTATGTTGCAACGCCTGATGGTTCCCTTCCAACAGAATACCAAAACGTGCTTGACCCACTTGAAACCCTCACCTACATAGCGGGAAACACTACGAAAATTTCTCTGGGAACCTGCCTGATTGACATGCTGTTTCACAACCCCGTCGTGCTGGCAAGGAGGTTTGCCACGCTAGATGTCCTTTCGGGCGGGCGAGTTATTGCCGGCCTTGGCATTGGATGGTCAAAAGACGAGTACGAGGTGTCCGGCGTGCCGTACAAGCAGAGAGGAGCAAGGGCAGACGAATTCTTGCAGGCGCTAAAGCGGATATGGACCGATGACGTGGTCGAGTTCAAGGGCCAGTTCTACAACATACCAGCTTCAAAAATCGGCCCCAAGCCGGTGCAAAAGCCGCATCCCCCAGTGCTTCTTGGCGGGTTCAGCCCAAAGGTGTTCTCAAGGATAGTAAACTATGCAGACGGATGGCTGCCCATTGCAGGAGTTGGACCGCTGGAACAGCTTGAACAGGCGGTAAGCGGCTTGAGGGAAGGCGCAAGAAAGGCAGGCAAAGACCCTTCGAAGGTTCGCGTGTTCGTTCTGTCGTATCCAACCGTGATGGACTCTCCTTCTCCCAATCAGCAGCAGAGATGGCCCATGACCGGCACCATCGACCAAATTGGAAGCGACATAGAGCGAATAAAAGCGATAGACGGGGTGGACCACATAATATTTGGTTACGCGTTTTCTTCGGTGGGCAGGGACGTGAAAAAGATGATCGAGATAACAAAACAGCTTGTCAGGTTTGCCAGATAA